From one Malus sylvestris chromosome 1, drMalSylv7.2, whole genome shotgun sequence genomic stretch:
- the LOC126629798 gene encoding uncharacterized protein LOC126629798, which yields MYVLNIEELKKDILDEAHISAYAMHPEGIVKYHGVPVSIISDRDPRFTSKFWVAFQEALSSRLLYSTTYHPQTDGQFERTIQTLEDILRSSVLQFGDACHKRLDWMEFAYNNTYHSSIRMSHFKALYGKSCRAPFCWSKVCERVLVGPEIIDETTQNIQVFLKLSLWKGDVRFGKKDPSHVIPHQPLEINPDLTYDEEPMTILDWKDKVLRNKTVCMVKVLWRNHLVEEAT from the exons ATGTATGTGCTGAATATTGAAGAGTTAAAGAAAGATATTCTTGATGAAGCGCATATATCAGCCTATGCGATGCATCCTGAAG GGATTGTTAAATACCACGGGGTTCCAGTTAGTATTATTTCTGATCGGGATCCTAGGttcacttctaagttttgggtgGCATTTCAGGAAGCTCTTAGTTCGAGATTGCTTTATAGTACAACATATCATCCACAGACTGACGGGCAATTTGAGAGAACTATCCAGACACTAGAAGATATACTGAGATCTTCGGTACTGCAGTTTGGCGACGCTTGCCATAAGCGTTTGGATTGGATGGAGTTTGCCTATAATAACACCTACCATTCTAGCATCAGGATGTCACATTTCAAGGCACTATATGGTAAATCCTGTCGTGCACCTTTTTGTTGGTCAAAAGTTTGTGAGAGGGTGTTAGTGGGCCCAGAGATTATTgatgagactactcagaatattcag GTATTTTTGAAGCTATCTCTGTGGAAAGGCGATGTGCGGTTTGGTAAGAAAG ATCCATCACATGTGATACCTCATCAACCACTAGAAATTAATCCAGACTTGacatatgatgaggaaccaatgACGATCTTAGACTGGAAGGATAAGGTTCTGAGGAACAAAACTGTGTGCATGGTGAAAgttttgtggaggaaccacttAGTGGAGGAGGCTACTTAG